The Bacteroidota bacterium genomic interval CAGAGAAACGCACCGACCTCCTTGTTTACCTCAACCGATGTTTTAGGGTATGCTTTGTTGGCACGGGATGTTTTTACACATATCGTTGAGAATGATTTGTTATTCAGGAGAGATTCAGCGATCGAGTTGAAATCTTCTATCGTTTGTCCTGTTTCAAAACCAAAACAAATATTAGAAAGTCCGAAGACTTTTTTAAGCCTCAAAATGATTTCATCGGTTGCTTGTTGGTTTGAATCTGTATAAATAATAAATCTGCCGAAGCCGCCGGTAACAGCATTTTGCGGAAGTAGTCCCTTCAGGGTAAGCCTCACATTTCGAAGCAGGTGTTTTTCGAAGTAGCCGCGGTTTTTGCCTTTAAGACCGATTTCATGATGATGAACGGCAATGATTGGTTTCATATAGGAAATACCAAACCCTCTAAGCTACTTCCTGAATTTTATCTTTATTTGAAATTAGTTCTAATTTAATATTATTTTCTTTTAATAGCTTCTCGGCATCCGTTGTTATTTTTTCGATTAATTCTTTTTCGGACAACCCTTGAATATCGTAAAAAACAGCTTCTTTCCATTTCCATACTTCAATCAGTGAATTATCATATTTCTTCATCAGAGACCTCCATAGGTGTTATTAATTCTAATCTTTTTACGTAACCTTCTCTCATATTTATACCATTGATTAATTCCATTTTTTTGTAATTAGCTAGATGTTTTAAATTCCAACTAATAAGAGCATCTAACTCAAAAACAGTGGCTGTAGCAGCGTGAAGTGCATCTTCAAATTTATTCTCTGGTAAAACTTTCTCTAAAATATATGTTTTTGCTAACTTAACAACTTCTTCATTCAATTTTAATCTTATAGGTGAATATTTAGCAACAATACTCGTTAATAAAAATATTTTATTAGCGTCCGCTCGCGATATCTCTTCTAAAACTATATCCGAAAAATAAATTTCGTAATCACCTTTTTCTACCCTTTCAAAAAATTTTAGGGTAGTTTCTTTTTTTTCGGGTGCATCATCTGCAAAGTAGAAATTCCAAACAGACGTTTCAATATATAATTTAGGTTTTCGCATTATTGTTAAGTTCTAACTAAATATAAGTAAAGTTATCTCCTTTTAAAAATAAAAAGTAACACCGCCCCTGCCACGAAACCGCCGATGTGTGCCCACCAAGCAACTCTGCCGGAATCGGAACTAAATTACACGAGTAAGTGTAAGAAATTTCTAATGATGCGGTAAAAATTGTTGCGGTTTTTGCCTTTAAGACCAATTTCATGATGATGAACTACAATGATTGGTTTCATATTATAAATAAATATCTTTTCTATGACCAACCGCGTGAATCATAATTACTTTTTCCTTTCGAATTATTTGATAGATAACGCGATAATCTCCTACTCTCAATTTTAAAAGCCCTGCTAATTTCCCTTTCAATGAAATTGGCTTAATTAAATCGAAATTTTCAGCTAACGATTTTATCCGGACCATTTTTCGATGCGTTATTGTTTTATCAATGTGCCTTAAATCTTCTATTGCATCATCTAGAAACTCTACGGTGTAAGCCGACATTTATTTTATTCCCAACTGTTTTTCAACGTCTCCTAACTTCTTACCTCGTTTGCCTTTAGCGACTAACAACTTTTGTCGAATCAATCTTTTTTTCAAGTTATCTTGGAGTGATAAAGTTTCTTCAGGGTCTCCAAGAATCTCAAGCAATTTCTGTTCGATTGCAGAGGAAATTAATTGACTCAATTCTTCTTTTGTTATTTTCATAAGTGTGTCTGTAGGCATAAGTAAACCAATCGTTTAGTTATAAATATCATTTAAATCTAACCTAAATTTAATTTATTTTTACATTAGCTCAAAATTATTATCGTTTTTTAAATAATAAAAGTAGCACTGCCCCCGCCACAAACCCGCCGATATGTGCCCACCAGGCAACTCCGCCGGCATCGCTGCCAACTCCAAGCGATAATGTTCCACTTAAAAGTTGCATTAAAAACCAGATGCCTAAAAACAAAAATGCTGGTAGTTCCACAAATTGGATGAAGAAAAAGATTGGGATGAGAGTTAGAATTTTTGCACGCGGGAACATCAGAATATAAGCACCAAGCACACCGGCAATCGCACCGCTGGCGCCAATCATCGGAATTTCAGATGTGGGGTTAATTAGGATTTGTCCGGCGGCAGCACCAACTCCGGCAAGCAGATAAAAGAAAATATATCTAACGTGTCCTAAACGATCTTCGATATTGTCTCCAAAGACGTGAAGGAATAGCATATTCCCAATCAGGTGCATCCAACCGCCGTGCATAAACATTGAGCTGAAAATCGGCAAAAATGTCATCAAGCCAAAATCGAACATCTGCACATCGTTCATCAATCGAACGGGCACTAGTCCAAATTGATATATCGCTGTCTCATAAGATTTGCCAAGCGATATCTGCAGAAAAAATATTATTACGTTTGCACCAATGAAAAAATAGTTTACAATCGGAAATGTCCGGCGGGGATTTGTATCACGCAGTGGAATCATTCGGTTTTATCCAATTGTTGAGTTAACCATTTTGAAAAATCGTTTAGACTTTCCTCGCTGATTTCGTGAGCCATAGGATATTCTTTGTAAGTCAAATCTATATTGTATTTTGAAAAAAATTCTTTTGCTTGTCTGCTGATATGGATTGGGATAACCTGGTCGTGTGTGCCGTGTGAGATAAAGATAGAATGTTTTTTCAACGGCTTCAATATCATCGGTAAATTAAATATTTCTGAGAAATACCCGCTGTTCGCAATAAGTCCGCGAATTATTTCCGGTCTGGTTAATAAGAGCAGATATCCCATAACCGTTCCCATACTAAAACCCAAAATGAAAATCTTAGCAGGGTCAGCCGGATATTGTTCAACAACATCATCTAAGAATTGTGTTAATATCTGGTGGCTTTCTTTTAGAGATGATAATTCGGGTTGAAAATTTTCTAACATTTCAAACCAAGTGTAACCAAAACCATAATCAAATGGGAAGGGAGCCCGAATGCTAATTATCAGAAGACGCGGGTCTAAGTATTCTGCAAGGCCGAGTAAGTCGTTCTCATCCGCACCACGGCCGTGAAGTAAAATAAGGCATGGATGCTTTTCTGTTCCTTGAACCCGTGGTGGAATGATTTTATGAATTAAAGTTGAATCAATTGATTTAATTGTCATGCTTTTCGTTCTTTTAATAAATCACTAAATAGTTTATAATATTGTTCGCTGACTACTTCCACAGAGAATTTACTCTTAACCCGTTCAAGCCCTTTTTTAATCAGAACTTGTCTGAGTATTTTGTTTTGATAAATCATTTGTATTTTATTTTTTAAATCTCCCACATTCTGCTCTTCAAAAATTAATCCAGCATCACCAATAACCCAAGGTATTTCGCCTGAGTTGGAACCGATAACAGGCACTTCACAAGCCATTGCTTCTATTAATATTCTTCCAAATTGTTCTTTCCAATGAGAACTGGCATATGATGGTAAAACTATTAAATCTATTGCATTTAATAGCTTTGGAATTTCAGCGTGTGGAACTGAATAATTCCAAATTATGCGGTCATTTATGCCAAGTTCGTTCGTAATTTGCAACCACGATTGCTTTGCTTTTCCATTGCCTACAAGAAGGATTTTATAATCGAAAGGTAAGTCTTTTACCGCATAAAGCAAAGTATCAATCCCTTTTTCGGGAATAAATCTTCCGACAAAACCGATGGTAAACGATTTCAAATTAAATTCGTCTTTGACTGTTGAAGAGTCAATTTTATGGAATACGTTCAAATCTATTGCCGGGGGGATGATTGTAATGTCGTTAACCCCTTTTTTGTTAAAAATCTTTTTAGCTGTCTCGTTGTGAGCAACACAATGATCCATTTTGGCAAGCACTTTGCGTTCAACAAAACCATTTAATTTTGGAAATTTATAGGGATATATATTTGAGGGATAATCGATATTTCGCCAAGACATTACAACTGTTTTTGCTTTCGGGGCAAGAATGTTTTTCAAAATCTGTACCTGAAGAGAAGCATAGCTCTCCGGCTCCGAGTCCATGAAAATTATATCTGGTTTTACTTTCAACAAAATGTGAATTATATTAGTGTATAAAACTCGATGAGCGCGGTATCCCATTATAAATCCTGACTTATGTAATATTAGGGAGGAATTAGTTTCCTCTTCACATTTAATGGGATAACCAGCTTCTTTCCATACTTTCGGAACTAATAAATGAACTTGAAATTCTTTTCGTTCTGCAAGTTTGCGATAAATAGATCTACGGGATGATTCAACACAAAGATTTTCAATAATTAGGATTTTCTTAGGAATACTCATAAATCCCATTTCCAATATTTGCCTTTAAAAAAATCTATTACTCCTCTCAAGAGCGATTGTGTTCTTTTCCATTCTCCTCGAAGTAAATGGATAACACCGAAGCCGCCTGCATACCACAAAATAGAAAATAAAACCCCTACCGACTTTTGAAATATATTTCCATACTTTCGTATCATGTACAGACGATTCCTCATCGTATAATAGTCTCTAAAAACTTTTCCAGCAACTTTAATCACATTTTTAGACTCTCCATGTATAGCATTTGCCGTAGGAACAAAAATTAGGTCATAACCTAAAAGTCTTACTTTCCAAGAAAGGTCAAGGTCTTCTGAATAATTAAAAAGTTTTTCGTCGAAACCACTAACTTGATTAAAAATTTCGCGTCTAATTAATAAAACACAGCTCGAGGCATATTCGACAACTTTCGTTTGTAAGATATCGATGTTAGCTATTTTGCCCATGTTTTCGTGGTGCGCATTACCAAAAATAGTTATGCGACCTCCGCCGTACCAAATTGTACCTGATTTATTTTCAGAAAATATTAGTGGACATGCCATTCCATACTTAGGATTAGCATCGATACTTTGAATAAGTGACGTTAAACAGGATGGCGCCAGGTATGCATCATTATCTAAAAATAAAATATATTGTGACTCTTCTTTAGCAGTAAACATTGCACCTACATTTGCTGCATGTGTGTGCCCATAATTTTCTTGAACATGGATAAGACGAACCCAAGGAAAATTTTCTTTTATTCTTTCACCTGAACCATCGCTGGAGCCACTATCAACCACAGTTACATAGTAATTTGAGTAATCAAGTTTCTGAATATGTTCTAAGCATTTTCTTGTAGTTTGTTCATCATTCCAATTTGCAATTACAATTTGGACTGCAGGTAATTTATTCATCGGATTCATTATATTTTTCTTGCTTTTATTATCAAAGAGTAACTCATCCTGCCCCACGAAATATCGTAATCTATGTCGGCTACTTTATTCAAGAAATTGCTAAAATCCAACTTAAAATGTTTTAAACAAAAATGTTTCAGCCTAAAAGTAATCGGAAAAAGAAAAAGTCCACCGTAATGTTTGTGTTCAATTTTAAATAGTCTAAAAAGCAATCTTCGCAAATCGGTGAACGAATAATGTTTGTGGTACGGATAATATGTTTTGGATTTTATTTTCGGGGATAAAATTTCAGGGGAAAGGAGGCGGAATAAACCTTTGTATGGTACCGAAAGTATTAACAAACCACCTGGTTTTAATATCCGCCACGCTTCGCTAATTACCATTTTATCATCTTGTGTATGGTCCAAAACATCCAGCAGCAAAACAGCGTCGGCAAAGTTCGATTGCAACGGTAAGTTTTCAGCTTTTGCTTGTATTAAATTTGTATTAGGGTTTTGATTATCTAACGTCTTCAACGTATCAATATCTGTAGCAACTCCAATAACATTTTCACTTTTTGATCGCAATAACTTTATCAGGGGACGGTTTGAACATCCGATATCCACTATGTATTGTGTTTGTGGGAGCCACGCAAAAGCCCACTTATGATTGGCAAATAATTTTTCTTTTCGATCACTCATTATACAAAGATAAGGTTTTTTCAGATATATTTTTCCACGAATAATTTTTAGCTGAATTGATTGCATCAAAGCTTAATTGTTTCCGCAAGCCATTATTATCAATTAATTTGACAATATTATTGGCAATATCATCTGCGTCTCTATTAATGAAATAACCATTTTCTCCATCCTTCAAATAATCTTCCACTCCGGGAACTTTAGTAATAAGTAGTGGCAATCCACACGCTGCCGCTTCCATTCCTGCGATTAAAAACGACTCGTGATAAGTAGGTAAAACAAAAATATCGCTTGCGTTGTAATATTGGGTTAGTGGGTTCTGTAATCCTTTAAATAAAATACGGTTTCCCAAATTTAATTTGGTGGCTAATTCATAATAGGGCTTAGGATTATCTTTACCAACTACAAGAAGATTTACGTTTTTATGTTTTATCAAATCCATAGCTATAATAACAAGCTCAAGCCCTTTCCTATCAAATTCGTTCCCAACAAAAAGAAGAACAATATCATCCTTAGAAAATCCAAGTTCTTTTCTCTTCAGGAATTTTTCTTCTTCAGCTATTGAATGAAATTCTTGTAAATTTACTCCATTAGGAATCACGACTATATCTTCTGGAGGAACATTATAATATTCACATATTTCCTTTTTTAAGCCATTCGAGACTGCAATAATTTTTTTATAGTTACCTTTTGTAAACGATAATTTTTCTACATGTAACCTAATCGTATCTGCAATATGGAGATTCTTATTTGATAAAAAGTGTTTAGAAAGTTGTTGACGGATTTCCATTCCCGCTTTATGACAACTTTGCGCAGTCAATACGTCGCAATTTTTTATATTTGCAGCATGAGAATGAATAATGTCATATTTCTCTTTTTTCAGCGCCCTCTGAAAATTAAACCTGAAACTTAAAAGTTTTGTTGACGTTTTAAAAGCCCAGGCAGGAACCCTTACCTTTGTAATCTGGTAATCCAAGTCCTGAAAAGATGAAGAAAAAACAGTCACATCTTCTCCACTATGAATGAAATTCCTGGTCAATTCATACGCAGCACGTTCAATTCCACCTTGTTTATTAAAGTCTAATACAACTGTTGCAATTTTCATTCGTATTAATCAGTTAAGTTAAATATGTTCGCGTTGCGAAATAATAGTCGTCTAATCATCCAGATACCAAAAAACCAAAAGATTATACAAAAGATTATAATCAGAATCAATTGATTCATTGTTGGGGAAATAAAAATCATCTTGCAAACTATCGTAGGCAAAAACCCGATAATCGTGGTAAACAGCCAGTTTATGATTTGAAGAGGTGTTCGTATACGCTTATATAGCAATAACCACGAACCAAAATTAACGAGGATGATAACCGCACTGGTTGCGATTGCCACACCCAGCACACCGAATTTTGAAATTAGTAAGATATTTAGAATTATATTTAACAATGCACCATAAAGACTTAAAAGGAAAATTGATTTTTCTGCTCGTAGAGATAGCAGAGCTTCCGCATTTTCGCCGCCTCCGAAAATACGGGCTACTAAGCGGGAAGCTAATAATAACTGAAAAAGAGAAACCGCTGGGATGAATTCTTTAGAATATAATAATGCTATAATTTCCTTAGCGTATATTATTGAAAAACAAAAAAGCGGAATGCTAATTTGAGATACAAGCGAAGTAAGTTTTATCCAAAATTCTTTTATTTTATCTTTTTGTTCGGAGGCTAATTTTGCAAACATTGAAATTGTTATTCCAGCGAACCCCGCCCCGAATGCGAATGCGGGAATTTGTGCGAGTGCGTGTGCAATGTCATAATAACCAATTTCCGATTTGCTAATCCCAAAAATTCCTAAAACCGCAATATCGCCTTGTTTACCTAAAAAATATTCCATCAATGTATTTAACCATAGCCAACCGCTGAATATAAAAATCGGTCGAAGATTTACTTTTTCACCACCATAAAATATATATCTTCTAACAACAATCAAATGGGCTATCATAGATAGAGTAGAGCAAAGAAGCATAACTTGCAATACTTCATTTAATATTAATCCATTAGTTGAAAGAATGAAAATAAAAATTATTTGAATAGAAAGTGCGATGGTATTTATTACAAAAATTGGTTTTGTCCTTAGCTGTGAAACCCAAACAGATAAGATTGCAGACTGAAGTGACCTTAAACTTCCATATGCGATGATGAAAAATAGAAATTGTTCCGACGGTGAATCCAAATGGAATAATGTTTGAACATCTGCCCAACCCAGCGTTAATAATGCTCCTAATGCGGACAGAATGAAAATTTTAATTAGGATTAATCTTTGTGTAATGTAATTGATTTTAGGGTGTGCATTGGATTCAGTATATTGTGGTAAGAACCTATTTAATGCAAGATCAATCCCGGCTGACGATATGGCAATTAATAGTTGTGATATCGAAACAATACTTGCATATACTCCATTTCCGTGAGGACCGAGCGACCTTGCGACAAAGACCGAAAAGAAATAGATTAGCACATATTCTAAAACCCTTGCCGCGTGATTCCAAGCATATCCCTGAAGGAAAAATAAGTTTTGTTTATTTTTAATCACATGCTGGAATATTTAAAATTAAATTTTTATAAGCATAAGTTATCAATTGAAAAAAATATACAAAGAATTTTTGATTTATAACAGAAACGTGAAGGTCTTATAATTAAAGGATTTGTTATGCAGAAAGTCTCACCCAAAATAATTTTAATTAGGATTAGATTAGATGGATGTCGTTGAGGAATGGGAATTTAGCTCGCGTATCTAAAACTTGTTTAATCGAAATTTCAGCTTCGATTATCGATTCTAAGTGTGGATTCAACAATATTTCGTTTCCCAGTGGGTCGTATAAACTGCTATAGCCATTATACTTAGCAAGTGGATCGGTGCCAACCCGGTTTACACCCGCTACAAAACATTGATTCTCGATAGCCCTCGCTTTCAACAATGTATTCCAATGTTCGATCCTTGTAACGGGCCAGTTAGCAATCACTATAATTAAATGTACTCTTTCCTTTGCATAGAACCGGAACAATTCAGGAAATCTAAGGTCGTAGCAAATCGAAAGTCCGATTTTAAAATCTTTTACAGTAGTGATTTTGTGTGCTACCCCCCTTTGATAAAATTTGTCCTCGCCCGCGAATGAAAACGGATGAATTTTTCGGTACGATGTAACCAAGCCGCCAGATTCATCGATGTGAACAAGTGTGTTGTAAAAATGCTCGACATCTTTTTCGATTAAACCAGCTAAGACTTGGGTTTGAAAATTCTGGGCAATTCTCGAAAAGAAACGAAAGCTATCGCCGGATAAACTCTCGGCTAATTCTTTCGTGCGCATTGAAAACCCGGTAAGACTCATTTCCGGGAAA includes:
- a CDS encoding glycosyltransferase family 4 protein translates to MKIATVVLDFNKQGGIERAAYELTRNFIHSGEDVTVFSSSFQDLDYQITKVRVPAWAFKTSTKLLSFRFNFQRALKKEKYDIIHSHAANIKNCDVLTAQSCHKAGMEIRQQLSKHFLSNKNLHIADTIRLHVEKLSFTKGNYKKIIAVSNGLKKEICEYYNVPPEDIVVIPNGVNLQEFHSIAEEEKFLKRKELGFSKDDIVLLFVGNEFDRKGLELVIIAMDLIKHKNVNLLVVGKDNPKPYYELATKLNLGNRILFKGLQNPLTQYYNASDIFVLPTYHESFLIAGMEAAACGLPLLITKVPGVEDYLKDGENGYFINRDADDIANNIVKLIDNNGLRKQLSFDAINSAKNYSWKNISEKTLSLYNE
- a CDS encoding class I SAM-dependent methyltransferase — encoded protein: MSDRKEKLFANHKWAFAWLPQTQYIVDIGCSNRPLIKLLRSKSENVIGVATDIDTLKTLDNQNPNTNLIQAKAENLPLQSNFADAVLLLDVLDHTQDDKMVISEAWRILKPGGLLILSVPYKGLFRLLSPEILSPKIKSKTYYPYHKHYSFTDLRRLLFRLFKIEHKHYGGLFLFPITFRLKHFCLKHFKLDFSNFLNKVADIDYDISWGRMSYSLIIKARKI
- a CDS encoding oligosaccharide flippase family protein → MIKNKQNLFFLQGYAWNHAARVLEYVLIYFFSVFVARSLGPHGNGVYASIVSISQLLIAISSAGIDLALNRFLPQYTESNAHPKINYITQRLILIKIFILSALGALLTLGWADVQTLFHLDSPSEQFLFFIIAYGSLRSLQSAILSVWVSQLRTKPIFVINTIALSIQIIFIFILSTNGLILNEVLQVMLLCSTLSMIAHLIVVRRYIFYGGEKVNLRPIFIFSGWLWLNTLMEYFLGKQGDIAVLGIFGISKSEIGYYDIAHALAQIPAFAFGAGFAGITISMFAKLASEQKDKIKEFWIKLTSLVSQISIPLFCFSIIYAKEIIALLYSKEFIPAVSLFQLLLASRLVARIFGGGENAEALLSLRAEKSIFLLSLYGALLNIILNILLISKFGVLGVAIATSAVIILVNFGSWLLLYKRIRTPLQIINWLFTTIIGFLPTIVCKMIFISPTMNQLILIIIFCIIFWFFGIWMIRRLLFRNANIFNLTD
- a CDS encoding glycosyltransferase family 2 protein; this translates as MNPMNKLPAVQIVIANWNDEQTTRKCLEHIQKLDYSNYYVTVVDSGSSDGSGERIKENFPWVRLIHVQENYGHTHAANVGAMFTAKEESQYILFLDNDAYLAPSCLTSLIQSIDANPKYGMACPLIFSENKSGTIWYGGGRITIFGNAHHENMGKIANIDILQTKVVEYASSCVLLIRREIFNQVSGFDEKLFNYSEDLDLSWKVRLLGYDLIFVPTANAIHGESKNVIKVAGKVFRDYYTMRNRLYMIRKYGNIFQKSVGVLFSILWYAGGFGVIHLLRGEWKRTQSLLRGVIDFFKGKYWKWDL
- a CDS encoding type II toxin-antitoxin system RelE/ParE family toxin; this encodes MSAYTVEFLDDAIEDLRHIDKTITHRKMVRIKSLAENFDLIKPISLKGKLAGLLKLRVGDYRVIYQIIRKEKVIMIHAVGHRKDIYL
- a CDS encoding dienelactone hydrolase family protein, which codes for MTIKSIDSTLIHKIIPPRVQGTEKHPCLILLHGRGADENDLLGLAEYLDPRLLIISIRAPFPFDYGFGYTWFEMLENFQPELSSLKESHQILTQFLDDVVEQYPADPAKIFILGFSMGTVMGYLLLLTRPEIIRGLIANSGYFSEIFNLPMILKPLKKHSIFISHGTHDQVIPIHISRQAKEFFSKYNIDLTYKEYPMAHEISEESLNDFSKWLTQQLDKTE
- a CDS encoding nitrilase-related carbon-nitrogen hydrolase; translated protein: MKISLFQYNPVWENKELNKKRIDELLRCKFSKSDLIIFPEMSLTGFSMRTKELAESLSGDSFRFFSRIAQNFQTQVLAGLIEKDVEHFYNTLVHIDESGGLVTSYRKIHPFSFAGEDKFYQRGVAHKITTVKDFKIGLSICYDLRFPELFRFYAKERVHLIIVIANWPVTRIEHWNTLLKARAIENQCFVAGVNRVGTDPLAKYNGYSSLYDPLGNEILLNPHLESIIEAEISIKQVLDTRAKFPFLNDIHLI
- a CDS encoding glycosyltransferase, which gives rise to MSIPKKILIIENLCVESSRRSIYRKLAERKEFQVHLLVPKVWKEAGYPIKCEEETNSSLILHKSGFIMGYRAHRVLYTNIIHILLKVKPDIIFMDSEPESYASLQVQILKNILAPKAKTVVMSWRNIDYPSNIYPYKFPKLNGFVERKVLAKMDHCVAHNETAKKIFNKKGVNDITIIPPAIDLNVFHKIDSSTVKDEFNLKSFTIGFVGRFIPEKGIDTLLYAVKDLPFDYKILLVGNGKAKQSWLQITNELGINDRIIWNYSVPHAEIPKLLNAIDLIVLPSYASSHWKEQFGRILIEAMACEVPVIGSNSGEIPWVIGDAGLIFEEQNVGDLKNKIQMIYQNKILRQVLIKKGLERVKSKFSVEVVSEQYYKLFSDLLKERKA
- a CDS encoding PIN domain-containing protein; the protein is MRKPKLYIETSVWNFYFADDAPEKKETTLKFFERVEKGDYEIYFSDIVLEEISRADANKIFLLTSIVAKYSPIRLKLNEEVVKLAKTYILEKVLPENKFEDALHAATATVFELDALISWNLKHLANYKKMELINGINMREGYVKRLELITPMEVSDEEI
- a CDS encoding rhomboid family intramembrane serine protease, which gives rise to MIPLRDTNPRRTFPIVNYFFIGANVIIFFLQISLGKSYETAIYQFGLVPVRLMNDVQMFDFGLMTFLPIFSSMFMHGGWMHLIGNMLFLHVFGDNIEDRLGHVRYIFFYLLAGVGAAAGQILINPTSEIPMIGASGAIAGVLGAYILMFPRAKILTLIPIFFFIQFVELPAFLFLGIWFLMQLLSGTLSLGVGSDAGGVAWWAHIGGFVAGAVLLLLFKKR